In Dendrosporobacter quercicolus, a single genomic region encodes these proteins:
- a CDS encoding ABC transporter substrate-binding protein, with the protein MKRLLGLFLSLALLTALLAGCAKAPADHKPNAPGTTSAANAQQAAWPRTLTDAAGNKVVLQKQPQRIAILHSLYLEYFFALETPPVASMGASKGNAMTALTEWQTLKPYAGTADIIDLGSARDLNLEAVLAANPDVIVTFKGQGHLAQIYDQLIQIAPVIQIDFNAAWQDQTLACAEIVGKEALARDFIKETEIIIASAKDKLRKHNDKTIALFRTDGKSFISRGTQEYYETFGIAKPPGYPDDYQTLSLEAVAEMNPDYIIFQDSTQAAQTFVKAQESSSVWQSLTAVNSGQVLFFDDSLNTFGPLALRVTAGELLRVFSEQS; encoded by the coding sequence ATGAAAAGACTGTTGGGGCTGTTCCTCTCCCTCGCACTGTTGACAGCTCTCTTGGCCGGCTGCGCCAAAGCTCCTGCCGATCATAAGCCAAACGCGCCGGGAACAACAAGCGCTGCTAACGCGCAGCAGGCCGCCTGGCCGAGAACGCTTACGGACGCGGCGGGAAATAAAGTTGTTTTACAAAAGCAGCCGCAAAGAATAGCTATTCTTCACTCCTTGTATTTGGAATACTTCTTTGCGCTGGAAACGCCGCCCGTTGCGTCGATGGGCGCTTCAAAAGGAAATGCAATGACGGCGCTGACGGAATGGCAAACGCTTAAACCCTATGCGGGAACAGCCGACATTATAGACTTAGGCAGTGCCCGCGATTTGAATTTAGAGGCCGTTTTGGCGGCAAACCCGGATGTCATTGTTACCTTTAAAGGACAAGGTCATTTAGCTCAAATATACGACCAGCTCATACAGATTGCACCTGTTATTCAAATCGATTTTAACGCGGCCTGGCAGGATCAGACCTTAGCCTGCGCCGAAATTGTCGGGAAAGAAGCCCTTGCCCGGGATTTCATTAAAGAAACTGAGATAATCATTGCTTCTGCTAAGGATAAATTGCGTAAGCATAACGACAAAACCATTGCCCTGTTCCGCACCGACGGAAAATCATTTATCTCACGCGGCACTCAGGAGTATTACGAAACTTTCGGAATTGCCAAACCCCCGGGCTATCCGGATGATTATCAAACCTTATCTCTGGAGGCAGTCGCCGAGATGAATCCGGATTATATTATTTTTCAGGATTCCACCCAAGCTGCGCAAACATTTGTCAAAGCGCAGGAATCTTCCTCCGTATGGCAGTCATTAACTGCAGTAAACAGTGGTCAGGTTCTCTTTTTTGACGATTCTCTCAATACATTTGGGCCTCTTGCCCTGCGGGTTACGGCCGGGGAACTGTTGCGGGTATTCTCAGAGCAATCATGA
- a CDS encoding helix-turn-helix domain-containing protein encodes MDCEKIGKLICHLRQEKHMTQKQVADLMNISDKAISKWERGLGCPDVSLLPELSEIFGVNIEEILAGEIKLNETIGGNMKKLKFYVCPHCNNLLTATGDANLSCCSKRLEALAAAKASGEHLLNIEPVEDELFVSSSHEMKKEHYLSFVAYVTGDRAYIVKQYPEWNMQFRFHKLGHGKLYFHCSTHGLFYQLL; translated from the coding sequence GTGGATTGCGAAAAAATTGGCAAACTCATCTGTCATTTGCGCCAAGAAAAACATATGACGCAAAAGCAAGTCGCCGATTTGATGAACATCAGCGACAAAGCCATAAGCAAATGGGAGCGTGGCCTGGGCTGCCCTGATGTGTCATTGCTTCCTGAACTATCGGAAATATTTGGCGTCAATATTGAAGAAATCCTCGCAGGCGAAATCAAGTTAAATGAGACGATTGGGGGAAATATGAAAAAACTTAAATTCTATGTCTGCCCTCATTGCAATAATCTCCTGACAGCAACCGGAGATGCCAATCTCTCATGCTGCTCAAAGCGATTGGAGGCATTAGCGGCGGCAAAAGCAAGCGGCGAGCATTTACTGAACATAGAGCCGGTAGAAGATGAACTGTTTGTTTCCTCATCCCATGAAATGAAAAAAGAGCATTATCTATCCTTCGTTGCTTATGTCACGGGAGATCGAGCTTATATTGTAAAACAATATCCCGAATGGAATATGCAATTCCGCTTTCATAAGCTAGGGCATGGCAAATTATATTTTCATTGTTCAACGCATGGTTTGTTTTATCAATTGCTTTGA
- a CDS encoding FecCD family ABC transporter permease: protein MPPIRFTIEESQVQAAMNGRETTTGMHQTNKPAQPVQIKGHAWTAWFIMGAGPGLLALLMAVSITRGAAEIPLSSIWDALFRFDAKNTQHLIVVDLRLPRVIASALVGAALAVAGAVMQGATRNPLADSGLLGLNAGAGFALSVCFAFFPRLGYMQIIFFSFLGAAVGAALVGGIASLRRGGATPMRLVLAGAAVSALLAALSQGIALYFGVAQNMMFWTAGGVAGSNWEQIRIMTPWILGALLGAIALARSISLMSLGQDVAKGLGLNTAVANVLCFLIVLILAGAAVSVVGAVGFVGLIIPHLARYFVGVDYRWVIPSSAVLGALLLVLADLGARTLNPPFEAPIGALIGLVGVPFFLYLARKQRMGL from the coding sequence TTGCCGCCAATACGCTTTACCATTGAGGAAAGTCAGGTACAGGCCGCGATGAACGGAAGGGAGACAACCACCGGAATGCATCAGACAAACAAACCGGCCCAGCCGGTTCAAATAAAAGGCCACGCCTGGACAGCATGGTTCATTATGGGAGCAGGGCCGGGGCTGCTGGCCCTGCTCATGGCCGTTTCCATTACCAGGGGCGCGGCGGAAATTCCGCTCTCTTCAATATGGGACGCCCTGTTTCGCTTTGACGCAAAGAACACCCAGCATTTAATTGTTGTTGACCTGCGCCTGCCCCGCGTGATTGCCAGCGCCCTGGTTGGCGCTGCCCTGGCCGTAGCGGGAGCCGTCATGCAGGGCGCGACCCGGAATCCCCTGGCGGACTCGGGTCTGCTGGGCCTGAACGCCGGCGCGGGTTTTGCCTTGTCCGTCTGCTTTGCCTTTTTTCCGCGCCTGGGCTATATGCAGATTATTTTTTTCTCCTTCTTGGGGGCGGCGGTGGGCGCGGCGCTGGTCGGCGGCATCGCTTCCCTGCGCCGCGGCGGCGCTACCCCCATGCGCCTGGTATTAGCGGGCGCCGCGGTCAGTGCGCTGCTGGCGGCGCTTAGCCAGGGCATTGCCCTGTACTTCGGCGTCGCGCAGAATATGATGTTCTGGACAGCCGGCGGCGTGGCCGGTTCCAACTGGGAGCAAATCAGAATTATGACCCCGTGGATACTGGGCGCTCTCCTGGGCGCCATCGCCCTGGCCCGCTCCATATCCCTGATGAGTCTTGGCCAGGATGTCGCCAAGGGCTTGGGGCTGAATACGGCAGTGGCCAATGTGCTGTGCTTCCTGATCGTGCTGATACTGGCGGGCGCTGCGGTCTCCGTTGTGGGCGCTGTGGGCTTTGTGGGCCTGATCATTCCTCACCTGGCGCGATATTTTGTCGGTGTGGATTACCGCTGGGTTATCCCGTCCTCGGCGGTGTTGGGCGCACTGCTCCTGGTGCTGGCTGATTTAGGCGCGCGGACGCTCAATCCGCCCTTTGAAGCCCCCATTGGCGCACTGATCGGACTTGTCGGCGTTCCTTTCTTTTTATATCTGGCCCGCAAGCAAAGGATGGGGCTATGA
- a CDS encoding zinc ribbon domain-containing protein YjdM produces MPELPNCPKCNSEYTYEDRSLFVCPECAHEWTVESAPEAGEGKKLFKDANGNILNDGDSVTVIKDLKVKGSSAVVKIGTKVKNIRLIEGDHDIDCQIDGFGAMKLKSAFVKKI; encoded by the coding sequence ATGCCTGAACTGCCCAATTGCCCAAAATGTAATTCGGAATACACATATGAGGATAGAAGTCTGTTTGTCTGCCCGGAATGCGCTCATGAGTGGACTGTGGAGTCAGCGCCCGAAGCCGGTGAAGGAAAAAAGCTATTCAAAGACGCCAATGGAAATATCTTAAACGACGGCGACTCGGTCACCGTAATCAAAGACCTAAAAGTAAAAGGGAGTTCGGCTGTTGTTAAAATAGGTACAAAGGTAAAAAATATACGGTTGATTGAGGGAGATCATGATATTGACTGCCAGATTGACGGTTTTGGCGCTATGAAGCTGAAATCTGCATTTGTTAAAAAAATATAG
- a CDS encoding helix-turn-helix domain-containing protein, which produces MHVDINQLAGNFSRIKFEIVDVVKVKVPPGKKCLGVFTPPVSGLIFPLAGQARMFFDGVPYEMEPGKIFHGAPNSALDKEVVGNSGWNYMVIHYRVDDSAKAEFPQAFSHYRIDSGYSPRINDLLQRLYNVCITPGNLPALQAQSLFFSILDESLTCAGSRSRQSERTRELVEQAVEYMKSHYMEPLTVGKLAGQYGLTRKQFAYLFQKHTGMAPLEYLIEHRVRRARELLCTTACSIAEVSAGVGYTDPYYFSKLFKQRTGFCPTKLRGYFGLRSAL; this is translated from the coding sequence ATGCATGTGGATATTAACCAACTGGCGGGAAACTTTTCCCGAATCAAATTTGAAATCGTTGATGTGGTCAAAGTGAAAGTGCCGCCGGGCAAAAAATGTTTAGGCGTTTTCACTCCACCGGTCTCGGGGTTGATTTTTCCTCTCGCGGGGCAGGCGAGAATGTTTTTTGACGGTGTGCCTTATGAGATGGAGCCGGGAAAGATTTTCCACGGCGCGCCAAATAGCGCTCTGGATAAGGAGGTTGTGGGAAACAGCGGATGGAATTATATGGTAATTCATTACCGGGTTGACGACAGCGCCAAAGCTGAGTTTCCCCAGGCCTTTTCCCACTACCGGATTGATTCGGGTTACAGCCCGCGCATCAATGATCTGCTGCAGCGGCTGTACAACGTCTGCATAACACCGGGCAACCTGCCGGCGCTGCAGGCCCAATCGCTGTTTTTCAGCATTTTGGATGAAAGCCTGACCTGCGCCGGCAGCCGCAGCCGTCAAAGCGAGCGGACCAGGGAACTGGTGGAGCAGGCTGTAGAATACATGAAGAGTCATTACATGGAACCGCTTACGGTGGGCAAACTGGCCGGGCAGTATGGCTTAACCAGGAAACAGTTCGCCTATCTGTTTCAAAAACATACCGGCATGGCGCCGCTGGAATATCTGATTGAGCACCGGGTGCGGCGCGCCCGTGAACTGTTATGCACCACAGCCTGTTCCATTGCGGAGGTTTCGGCTGGCGTAGGGTACACCGATCCTTATTATTTCAGCAAGCTGTTTAAGCAGCGTACAGGCTTCTGTCCCACCAAACTGCGCGGCTATTTCGGTTTGCGCAGTGCACTGTGA
- a CDS encoding GyrI-like domain-containing protein — translation MGSRIDYKRELKALYTASAKACSITAVPAMNFLMLDGKGNPNGSIEFQNAVEALFSVAYALKFMMKKSADIDYGVMPLEGLWWCDDMAAFTTASKESWQWTLMIMQPPCITAEIFSGAVEEVSRKKALAAAEQLVFGAYEEGKTVQILHIGPFSEEGPTVAKLHQFISEHQYQMNGKHHEIYLSDTRRGQPENWKTIIRQPVR, via the coding sequence ATGGGTAGCAGGATTGATTACAAAAGAGAACTGAAAGCGTTATACACGGCATCGGCCAAAGCGTGTTCGATAACGGCTGTTCCAGCCATGAATTTTCTGATGCTTGACGGAAAGGGAAATCCGAATGGCTCAATTGAATTTCAAAACGCGGTGGAAGCGCTGTTTAGTGTTGCCTACGCGCTAAAATTTATGATGAAAAAATCTGCTGATATTGACTATGGGGTTATGCCTTTGGAAGGGCTTTGGTGGTGTGACGATATGGCGGCTTTCACCACGGCAAGCAAGGAAAGCTGGCAGTGGACGCTAATGATCATGCAGCCGCCTTGCATAACCGCTGAAATTTTTTCCGGGGCGGTTGAAGAAGTGAGCCGGAAAAAAGCTTTGGCTGCTGCGGAGCAATTGGTCTTTGGCGCATATGAAGAAGGCAAAACCGTTCAGATCCTGCATATCGGCCCCTTTTCCGAGGAAGGGCCGACCGTTGCGAAGCTGCATCAATTTATTTCGGAGCATCAATATCAAATGAACGGCAAGCACCATGAAATTTACCTCAGTGATACCAGGCGAGGCCAGCCGGAAAACTGGAAAACAATCATAAGGCAGCCCGTCCGCTGA
- a CDS encoding arginase family protein, translating into MKKHLNIFFPQWQGGGQGKSTYEGAVAIKKQYLGRKAFRDIEVSLDDCSIENNIFGYKPIVRQLERCRNLVMQEQPATIFTIGGGCDIDIVPVSYLNSRLKGDITVLWLDAHGDLNTPESSKTKAFHGMPLRALLGEGDARVLSQAFSVLLPSQVILLGDRDLEEAELHYIEEHHIKRLKVSDIESDINRVVEAIKSKGSANIYLHIDLDVLDPREFPFVQVPVPDGLKAATLARLLTVLRQQFHVLGLSLVEYQPADKQQSEILKNIVDMGSALSAVTK; encoded by the coding sequence ATGAAAAAGCACTTGAATATTTTCTTTCCCCAATGGCAAGGCGGGGGACAGGGTAAATCAACATACGAGGGCGCTGTTGCAATAAAAAAACAATATCTGGGCCGAAAAGCATTTCGTGATATTGAAGTAAGCCTGGACGATTGCAGTATCGAAAATAATATTTTTGGCTATAAGCCGATTGTCAGGCAGCTGGAGCGCTGCAGGAATTTGGTCATGCAGGAACAGCCGGCAACTATTTTTACGATTGGCGGGGGCTGTGATATTGATATTGTCCCGGTATCTTATTTGAACAGCAGACTAAAGGGTGATATCACTGTTCTCTGGCTGGATGCACATGGAGATCTTAATACCCCGGAATCCTCAAAAACGAAAGCTTTTCATGGAATGCCATTGAGAGCGCTTCTGGGAGAGGGGGATGCACGAGTTTTAAGTCAGGCATTTTCTGTGCTGCTGCCTTCACAAGTTATCCTATTGGGCGATAGAGATCTTGAAGAGGCGGAATTGCATTATATTGAAGAACATCATATTAAGCGCTTAAAAGTATCTGACATTGAGTCCGATATCAATCGTGTAGTAGAAGCAATCAAATCAAAAGGCTCGGCCAATATTTATCTTCATATTGACTTGGATGTTCTCGATCCCCGGGAGTTTCCTTTTGTACAGGTGCCTGTCCCGGATGGCTTAAAAGCGGCAACCCTCGCCCGCCTCTTAACCGTGTTGCGGCAGCAATTTCATGTCTTGGGGTTATCGCTTGTTGAATACCAGCCTGCTGACAAACAGCAAAGCGAAATATTGAAAAATATTGTCGACATGGGCAGCGCTCTTTCCGCGGTGACCAAGTAG
- a CDS encoding TonB-dependent receptor has protein sequence MKKKLSPARKRLLYALVGSSLFWHMPALVSAEDMAETAATGQTAAQADASAALTDRQRVFTLEGVEVTASRQTLSPAYAGGQVARGANLGVLGNRDFMDTPFNVASYTARIIEDQQANTLYDVLINDPSVRFTTPTGQAAEYYKIRGLDVAMEHLYFNGMSGLAPYYRVPVEFLERVDVLKGPGSLLYGGVNASVGGAINLAPKRADEEDLTNFTASYTSSSHLGGHLDIGRRFGKNKEWGVRFNGLYADGDTETDGQSKERLLGALGVDYRSDRWRLSLDAYGSQDYYENGLISMYQLQSNHIKAPHGSTNLFKGTSGAARNNGILFKGEYDLQDNLTTYFGFGQAASRATGFINGNHILLVQADGTAYPRNLFKQNFWNDATSAELGLRGAYQTGSVKHQLVLSSSFLDNEYSSTFNRYVPTPYMSGFPISIYDDSYSFADLFDSVSWTGKGGKTTTSKLSSFLLADTLSFNEEKVQLTLGLRRQSVKTENFIAATGARTAKHDDDKTLPVVGFVAKPWGDSVALYGNYIKALSPGDQVLSTSGYTNAGQLMAPYTSKQTEIGVKWDRGNFANTLALFQINKPNTMVVTNSLDEKTQTYDGEQESRGVEWSTFGQIAENVRILGGITYLRGEITKAASAATKGNTPFGVPKWTMNAGVEWDTPWNKDLTLSLRAVYTDSQYINNANTIKLPSWVRYDLGARYKTEINNTPVTYRLSVENLLDKKYWAGAFSMEGFATLGGPRTVKLSATMQF, from the coding sequence ATGAAGAAAAAATTGTCCCCGGCCAGAAAGCGCCTGCTTTACGCCCTGGTCGGCAGCAGCCTGTTCTGGCACATGCCGGCCCTTGTCTCTGCCGAAGATATGGCGGAAACAGCCGCAACGGGCCAGACCGCTGCCCAAGCGGACGCTTCCGCTGCGTTAACTGACCGACAGCGTGTATTTACCCTGGAAGGGGTTGAGGTAACCGCCAGCCGCCAAACACTGTCACCGGCCTACGCCGGCGGGCAGGTGGCCCGCGGCGCTAATCTCGGCGTCCTCGGCAACAGGGATTTTATGGACACACCCTTTAACGTCGCCAGCTACACCGCCCGGATCATCGAAGACCAGCAGGCCAATACCCTGTACGACGTACTCATCAACGATCCCTCCGTCCGCTTTACCACCCCCACCGGGCAGGCCGCCGAATATTACAAAATCCGCGGCCTGGACGTCGCTATGGAACATCTTTATTTCAACGGCATGTCAGGGTTGGCGCCATACTACCGTGTTCCCGTTGAATTTCTCGAACGGGTGGACGTGCTCAAGGGGCCCGGTTCCCTGCTCTACGGCGGCGTGAATGCCTCGGTGGGCGGCGCGATCAACCTGGCGCCCAAACGCGCCGACGAGGAAGACCTCACGAACTTTACCGCCAGTTATACCTCTTCGTCTCACTTGGGAGGACATCTCGACATTGGCCGGCGCTTCGGCAAAAACAAAGAATGGGGCGTACGCTTTAACGGCCTGTATGCAGATGGCGACACCGAAACCGACGGGCAGTCGAAGGAACGGCTGCTGGGCGCCCTGGGTGTGGACTACCGCAGCGACCGCTGGCGGCTGTCGCTGGATGCTTACGGCTCCCAGGACTATTATGAAAACGGCCTCATCTCCATGTATCAGCTGCAAAGCAATCATATTAAAGCGCCGCACGGTTCGACCAATCTGTTTAAAGGCACCTCGGGCGCGGCCCGGAACAACGGGATTCTGTTTAAAGGCGAATATGACCTGCAGGACAACCTAACCACCTACTTCGGCTTCGGCCAAGCCGCCTCCAGGGCCACCGGCTTCATCAACGGCAATCATATTTTACTTGTCCAGGCTGACGGAACGGCCTATCCCCGCAATCTGTTCAAACAAAACTTCTGGAACGACGCCACTTCAGCCGAGCTGGGGCTGCGCGGCGCTTACCAGACCGGTTCGGTTAAACATCAGTTGGTCTTAAGCTCCAGCTTTCTCGATAATGAGTATTCCAGCACCTTCAATCGTTATGTCCCTACTCCTTATATGAGTGGTTTCCCCATCAGTATTTATGATGACTCTTATTCCTTCGCCGATTTATTTGACAGTGTCTCCTGGACAGGCAAAGGCGGGAAGACGACGACCAGCAAGCTGTCCAGTTTTCTTCTGGCCGACACCCTTTCCTTCAATGAGGAAAAAGTGCAGCTCACCTTAGGCCTGCGCCGGCAAAGCGTGAAAACGGAAAATTTCATCGCCGCCACCGGCGCTCGGACCGCAAAGCATGACGACGATAAAACGCTGCCGGTGGTCGGCTTTGTCGCCAAACCCTGGGGCGACTCGGTTGCGCTTTACGGCAACTACATTAAAGCACTTTCCCCCGGCGACCAGGTCTTAAGCACCTCAGGCTATACGAACGCCGGTCAGTTAATGGCGCCGTATACCAGCAAACAAACAGAAATCGGCGTCAAATGGGACAGAGGCAATTTTGCCAATACACTGGCGTTGTTTCAAATTAACAAGCCCAATACAATGGTTGTTACAAACAGTCTGGATGAAAAAACCCAGACCTATGACGGCGAACAGGAAAGCCGCGGCGTGGAATGGAGCACTTTTGGCCAAATTGCCGAAAATGTACGCATTCTGGGAGGTATTACCTATCTGCGGGGTGAAATAACTAAAGCAGCCTCAGCTGCAACAAAAGGCAATACCCCCTTTGGCGTACCCAAATGGACGATGAACGCCGGCGTCGAGTGGGACACCCCCTGGAACAAGGATCTGACACTGTCGCTGCGGGCGGTGTACACCGATTCCCAGTATATCAACAATGCCAATACCATCAAACTTCCAAGCTGGGTACGCTATGACCTCGGCGCGCGCTATAAAACCGAGATCAATAACACCCCGGTCACCTACCGGCTCAGTGTGGAAAACCTCTTGGACAAAAAATACTGGGCGGGTGCTTTCAGTATGGAAGGCTTCGCCACGTTAGGCGGCCCCCGCACCGTTAAGCTGTCGGCGACCATGCAGTTTTAA
- a CDS encoding FecCD family ABC transporter permease has product MMTNQRQTIETYKRKIALRRSAIVTACLALLMLSFIISMNTGYTKLSPPDTLRTLLGGGTARENLILFDFRLPRIMISILVGAGLALSGCIIQGVAKNALADPGLLGINAGAGLMVILYVLFFGTQSFLSVFTLPFLALFGAGVTAVIIYGLAFKKEEGIAPLRLILTGVAVQAGISSLTTVLVVKLADTQFDFVATWQAGSIWASNWKFVLALLPWLLLLIPYVLFKSRVLDVLNLGDELAHSLGASVERERRRLLAAAVALAASCVAVSGGISFVGLIAPHLARRLVGPGHRILLPACALTGAVLVSAADTVARVILQPSEIPAGIMVAIIGAPYFLYLLMKSR; this is encoded by the coding sequence ATGATGACAAATCAACGGCAGACAATCGAGACCTATAAAAGAAAAATTGCTTTGCGCCGGTCAGCCATTGTCACCGCCTGCCTGGCGCTGCTCATGCTTTCCTTTATCATCAGCATGAACACCGGCTACACGAAACTATCGCCGCCGGATACGCTGCGCACCCTCTTGGGCGGCGGTACGGCCAGGGAAAACCTAATTTTGTTTGATTTCCGGCTGCCCCGCATTATGATTTCCATCCTGGTCGGAGCCGGACTGGCGCTGTCCGGCTGTATCATCCAGGGCGTCGCCAAAAATGCGCTGGCCGACCCCGGCCTGCTCGGCATAAACGCAGGCGCGGGACTGATGGTCATTCTGTATGTGCTGTTCTTCGGAACGCAGTCCTTTCTCTCGGTATTCACGCTGCCGTTTCTGGCGCTGTTTGGCGCGGGCGTAACGGCGGTGATCATCTATGGGCTGGCTTTCAAGAAAGAAGAAGGCATCGCGCCCCTACGGCTGATTCTAACCGGAGTGGCAGTGCAGGCCGGCATATCCTCCCTGACCACCGTGCTGGTGGTCAAGCTGGCTGATACCCAGTTTGACTTTGTTGCGACCTGGCAGGCAGGCAGCATCTGGGCCAGCAACTGGAAATTCGTGCTGGCCCTGCTGCCTTGGCTGCTGCTCCTGATTCCCTATGTGCTGTTCAAGTCCCGGGTGCTGGATGTACTGAATCTGGGGGACGAGCTGGCCCACAGCCTGGGCGCTTCAGTGGAGCGGGAACGCCGCAGGTTGCTGGCCGCTGCGGTCGCACTGGCCGCCTCCTGCGTGGCTGTCAGCGGCGGCATCAGCTTTGTGGGGCTGATTGCGCCCCATCTGGCACGGCGTTTGGTGGGACCGGGCCATCGGATTTTGCTGCCCGCCTGTGCACTGACAGGGGCGGTATTGGTTTCGGCGGCAGATACCGTGGCCCGGGTTATTCTGCAGCCGTCGGAAATTCCCGCCGGCATCATGGTAGCGATTATCGGCGCGCCGTATTTCCTCTATCTTTTAATGAAAAGCCGCTGA
- a CDS encoding helix-turn-helix domain-containing protein has product MSDHYEVGRRIALLRKEKCYTQEKISALLNVTPQAVSKWEQGNALPDTLLLPLLAKLLDTSIDYLLTGDSFAGKTGPYDGEYQKEGYYWGMEPSQLALQILEHLQNEAAGRRLLDLGSGEGRDAVFFAKHGFQVDALEVSAPGAEKIRRYSQLSNYTVNVIQADMIGYQLSGAYDVIYSHGSLQFLPLTQRQKHFDQYKQRTRGGGLNAHLIFVEKPFVTPAPDWERNEFFYQSGELSRYYHDWEILQCGEKIIDCNSAGIAHRHAVNCIIARKADV; this is encoded by the coding sequence ATGTCTGATCATTATGAAGTCGGCCGGCGGATTGCCTTGCTGCGTAAAGAAAAATGTTATACGCAGGAAAAAATCAGCGCCCTGCTCAATGTCACGCCGCAGGCTGTTTCCAAGTGGGAACAAGGCAATGCTCTGCCGGATACCCTGTTGCTGCCTTTATTGGCGAAGCTGCTTGACACATCTATTGATTATTTGCTGACAGGAGACAGCTTTGCGGGCAAGACAGGCCCGTATGACGGAGAATATCAAAAAGAAGGCTATTATTGGGGCATGGAGCCTTCGCAGCTGGCCTTGCAAATTCTTGAACACCTGCAGAATGAGGCGGCTGGCAGGCGCTTGTTAGACCTTGGCAGCGGCGAGGGGCGGGATGCGGTTTTTTTCGCCAAACACGGGTTTCAGGTGGATGCGCTGGAAGTTTCAGCTCCCGGTGCGGAAAAAATCAGGCGGTATAGTCAGTTATCCAATTATACAGTCAACGTTATTCAGGCGGATATGATCGGCTATCAACTCTCCGGGGCTTATGATGTTATCTACTCTCATGGATCGCTTCAATTTTTACCATTGACGCAACGACAAAAGCATTTTGACCAATACAAACAACGGACAAGGGGCGGCGGACTGAACGCCCATCTCATTTTTGTTGAAAAGCCGTTCGTTACGCCGGCGCCGGATTGGGAGAGAAACGAATTTTTTTATCAGTCCGGCGAGCTGTCCAGGTATTATCATGACTGGGAAATTTTGCAGTGCGGGGAGAAAATCATTGACTGCAATTCGGCGGGAATAGCTCATCGCCATGCGGTCAATTGCATCATTGCCAGGAAGGCGGACGTTTAA